A single Chengkuizengella sediminis DNA region contains:
- a CDS encoding cation diffusion facilitator family transporter, with amino-acid sequence MYDYHHLSHVKEQSKSRKTLWATLFITLFFTIVEIVGGILSNSLALLSDSAHMISDVFALGLSMTAIYLATRPPNEKYTFGFLRFEIIASFLNGLALAVIAIGIFIEGIRRFINPEPINFKLMLVIAIIGFIVNAILTYILSRSIEEEENLNVQSALWHFIGDLLSSLGVIISAILIYFTGLVFFDPLISLVIGGIIFTGGAKIIRESYFILMESVPKKFDLEEIRQNIGNVEGVEDVHEMHLWAISTEHYSLTAHVFIDEQIQPFCVILAINETLKEKYGITHTTIQVEHANIHDHGEYGKEFLQQKNLKGKTYN; translated from the coding sequence ATGTATGATTACCACCATCTCTCACACGTAAAAGAACAATCTAAATCTAGAAAAACACTCTGGGCTACCTTATTCATTACTTTATTTTTTACTATTGTTGAAATTGTTGGGGGGATATTGTCGAATTCATTGGCTTTGTTATCTGACTCAGCGCATATGATTTCAGACGTATTCGCATTAGGTTTAAGTATGACAGCAATTTACTTAGCCACAAGACCACCAAATGAAAAGTATACCTTTGGATTCCTTCGTTTTGAAATTATAGCTTCCTTTTTAAATGGACTAGCTCTTGCAGTCATTGCCATTGGTATTTTTATAGAAGGAATTCGAAGATTTATTAATCCAGAACCTATTAATTTTAAACTGATGCTTGTCATTGCTATCATCGGTTTTATAGTAAATGCTATTTTAACTTATATTTTAAGTAGGAGTATTGAAGAGGAAGAGAATTTAAATGTACAAAGTGCTTTGTGGCACTTTATCGGGGACTTATTAAGTTCACTAGGAGTCATTATTTCCGCTATTTTGATTTACTTTACAGGTTTAGTTTTTTTTGATCCATTAATTAGTTTAGTAATCGGTGGCATAATTTTTACTGGAGGAGCTAAAATTATCCGTGAGTCTTATTTCATTCTAATGGAATCTGTACCAAAAAAGTTTGATTTAGAAGAAATAAGACAAAATATTGGTAATGTTGAAGGAGTCGAAGACGTTCATGAGATGCACTTATGGGCGATCTCTACAGAGCATTATTCCTTAACTGCTCATGTATTTATAGACGAACAGATTCAACCGTTTTGCGTCATCCTCGCCATCAATGAAACATTAAAAGAAAAGTACGGAATTACTCACACTACGATTCAAGTAGAACATGCTAACATTCATGACCATGGTGAGTATGGTAAGGAATTTTTACAGCAAAAAAATCTGAAAGGTAAAACATACAATTAA
- a CDS encoding ABC transporter ATP-binding protein — MIQVKNLSHQFKIGKKKRETIVPVLKNINLEVNKGEIVTIVGKSGSGKSTLLNLISGYIRPTEGNIFINNQNVSELSEGDWAKFRINHLGFIFQSFQLLPSMTAFQNIELPLILKGVSEIARKKQTLDMLEMVGLADYAEFYPSELSGGQQQRISIARALVVKPPIILADEPTGSLDSENEQELLNFIQKLNQDYNITFLIITHDDQVAKIGHRTITIKDGKTQGGRNYEIQR; from the coding sequence ATGATTCAAGTTAAAAATCTTAGTCATCAATTTAAAATTGGGAAAAAGAAAAGAGAAACGATTGTCCCAGTATTAAAGAATATTAATTTAGAAGTGAATAAAGGAGAAATTGTCACGATTGTAGGGAAGAGTGGTTCAGGAAAGTCTACCTTGCTGAATTTAATTAGTGGATACATTCGACCTACTGAAGGGAACATTTTCATAAATAATCAAAATGTCTCTGAATTAAGTGAGGGAGATTGGGCAAAATTCCGCATCAATCATCTGGGTTTTATATTTCAAAGTTTTCAATTACTTCCGAGCATGACTGCTTTTCAGAACATTGAGCTTCCTCTAATTTTGAAAGGGGTTAGTGAGATAGCTAGGAAAAAGCAGACGTTGGACATGCTTGAAATGGTTGGTTTAGCAGATTATGCAGAATTTTATCCCAGTGAGTTATCTGGAGGACAGCAGCAACGAATAAGCATAGCAAGAGCTTTAGTTGTAAAACCACCTATTATATTGGCTGATGAACCTACAGGAAGTTTAGACAGTGAAAACGAACAGGAATTATTAAATTTTATTCAAAAACTGAACCAAGATTATAATATAACATTTTTAATCATTACACATGATGATCAGGTTGCAAAGATAGGACATCGGACGATTACCATCAAAGACGGTAAAACACAAGGAGGCAGAAATTATG